The nucleotide sequence GAATTTGATGAGGAAGTTTTCGGTGAGATTGATTATCTGGATAATATTATTTTTACTGAAGACCGGACATTCAGATACTTTTATCTTGAAAAGAGACCGTATTGTGATTCGGGTAAAACCAATATGATAAATGAGTTTGATTTGAAAGGTGATGAATTTGGCTCATATCTTTTTTCACCTGTAATAGAAAATAATAAAATTATCGGCAGCCTTAATTTATACAGCAAAGATCCTTCAAGATTTGACGGGGAAACCAGTTTTGATTTTATAAGAGATCTGTCTTTTAAGATTTCAGTTTCTCTTAGAAAAATTTATGATTCCCAAAAACTTTACAGACAGTCTCGGGTGGACATAACGAGTAACACCTATTACACTCTTGCTATGTATGAATTTCTTAATCAAGCGCTTCACAGATATCTGCGCTATGGCTGTCCTTTTGATTTTTACCTTTTTGAAATAGATGATCTTAAAAAGATTGTGGATAAATACGGTCATCGTGCAGGAGATAAATTTATAAGGGACCTGGGCGGTTTGATGAATGAAAATTTCCGTAAAAGTGATATAATCGGCAGATTTGGAAGAGATGTATTTTATCTTATTATGCCTCACAGTGACGGTTCTGTGTATGACGATATCGTTTATAAATTTAAACAAATTATTAAGAGTGTATGCAAAGAAAATGGCTTTGATACCGATCTTGGTATGATTACAGGTCATGCTGATGCTCCAGCAATTTCCTCTTTTGCAGAAGATGAGAAGTTGTGTTCTGAAGGTATACTGAATATTGTGGATGAGCTTCTGTCCAAAAACCGATAAATATCCGGCAGGTGGTGTATGATAATTGACAAGAACAGCGATAAACTTAACAAAATTCTTAACAGGGGAGAACTTTTCGACGAGAAATATTTGTCCGTAGTGATGGATATCCTGAAGGATGTAAGAATCAACGGCGATAAAGCTGTAAAATCGTATACAAAGAAGTTTGATAATCATGATTTGAATGAAAGCTATGTGATTGGCGTGGATGAGCTGAAGTCATCTTTTGATAAACTGGAGAGCGGATTAAAAGATTCACTGATAAAGGCTGAAAAGTCCATCCGTTTTTATCATGAAAAACAGATGGAGAAGACGTGGCTTATTAACGGGAATAACGGGATCGTTCTCGGTCAGAAAATCAGCCCTGTTGAAAATGTCGGGATATATGTTCCCGGCGGCAAAGCGGTTTATCCCTCGTCAGTTTTGATGAACAGTGTCCCGGCAAATGTTGCAGGTGTGGAAAACATTGTAATGTCAACTCCTGCTGCATACGGCAAAGTTCAGGAAAGTGTTTTGGCTGCGGCGTATCTCGGTGGAGTTAAAAAGGTGTATAAAATTGGCGGTGCTCAGGCTGTGGCAGCCATGGCATATGGAACTGAAACGGTTGAAAAAGTGGATAAAATTGTAGGACCTGGTAATATATTTGTTGCTTTGGCTAAAAAGCTTGTTTTCGGCTTTGTGGATATTGATATGATTGCCGGTCCGAGTGAGATAACAATAATCGCCGATGAATCTGCCAATCCTCAATTTATTGCTGCGGACATGCTCAGTCAGGCCGAACACGATGAGATGGCTTCATCTGTTTTAATTACCTATTCAAAAAAGTTGGCTGAAAGTGTAAATGCTGAATTGAAAAAACAGTTGGAAGAATTGCCGAGAAAAGATATAGCGGAGGCTTCTTTAAAGGATTTTGGTGCCATTGTGTTGGTTGAAAACCTTGAAGAGGCAGCAGAGGTTTCTGATAGGATTGCACCTGAACATTTGGAATTGTGCGTGGCAAACCCTTACGAACTGATGTTTAAAGTGCGGAATGCCGGAGCAATTTTCCTGGGGCATTATACACCTGAAGCTGTCGGGGATTATATTGCCGGGCCTAATCATACTCTGCCAACCGGAGGTTCGGCTCGTTTTTTTTCACCTTTGGGAGCATATGATTTTCTTAAAAGAAGCAGTATTGTAAATTTTACCAAGGATGCTTTAAGAGAATGCGCTGAAGATGTTATGGGAATTGCAAACAGTGAAGAACTAACAGCTCATGCCAAGTCTGTGAAAATCCGCATTTAATGTTTGCGGTATATTGTGAAAATTGATATGGATTTTTTAAAGATGCACTTGATTCTGGAAATTGGAGAATATATATGTCTTTTATGATAAGAATATTTTATTTTGTTTTTTTATCCGTGTTTCTGATATCCTGTTCGGCGATAAACAGCAGTCAGTTTTTTCATAATAAGAAGGAAGGCGCCGGAAATATTGCATCTGAAAATTCTTATAAAACAGGTTCAGATAATATGTCAAAAATGGATAACATTTCAGGTGAACCTTTTCTGCCTGATTTTACTTTAAAAAATCTCTATAAACCTGAATTATCGCTAAAACATGCCGGTATTTTTGATAAAAAACTGGATATTGACCCTGAAGTTAAGGAACAATCAAAATATGATATCCCCATTGTTGTTACTGAAAGAGTTAAATATTATTTGGAGTTATATGCCAGACGTTATCCCCATACATTTCAGAAGTGGCTTAACCGGTCTTACAAATATATGTATATAGTACAGGATATTTTTCTAAAACACGGATTACCGCTTGATCTTGCATGTCTGGCTTTTGCCGAGAGCGGTTTTAATGTCAGCGCTTATTCTCATGCCGGTGCAGGAGGGATGTGGCAGTTCATCGAATCCACTGGCGAGATATACGGTTTGAAGAATAATTTTTGGGTTGATGAGAGGAGGGATTTTGAAAAATCAACTGAGGCTGCTGCGGAACATTTGAAGTATTTGTATGAGAATCTTGGAGACTGGTTCCTTGCAATAGCTGCTTATAACGGCGGTTATTATAAAGTTGTCCAGGGAATAAAACGTTATGATACAAAGAATTTCTTTGAGTTGAAAGAGCACAGATTTTTATACAGGGAAACGGAAAATTATGTTCCCAAATTTATCGCACTTACAATACTTTATAACAATTATATGAAATACGGATTTAAAGTGCCGGATACATCGCCACTTGTTTATGATAAGGTTATTCTTAATCAGCCAGTGAATTTATATGTCATTGCCGACAGGTTTAATATATCAGTGGAAAAGCTGAAAGAGCTTAACCCTTCGCTTAAAAAGCCTATAACCCCGCCAACAGACGGCTTTGCACTCAGAGTACCATTCGGGAAAGGCGGAATGGTGAAAACAGCTCTTGCTGAAGGTTCTCCAAAAGATTTTCTCGGTCTGAAAATTTACAGAGCTGAAAGGGGCGAATCGGTTTGGAAAATTGCCAATAAATTTAATACATCTGTTTATGAGTTTAAACGTTTAAACGGTATTAATTACAACAGGATAGTATATGACAGAATTGTTTTTGTCCCCAATAAAAAACTTTATACTGCCGGTTATTATGACAGGTTTCTCAGAGAAGTAAGGCCTTACGTTCCTTCTGTGTATATTGTGAAAAAAGGGGACAATCTCTATGACATAGCACACCGTTTCGGTTTGTCCCTTAATGATCTTTTGGCTATGAATAAAGGAATAAATCCACGTCTTATACATCCGGGGGATACCGTAGTTGTTTCCAAGAGAACAGAATTCGATTATGTCAGAGTGGCCAAAAACGGCAGTGCAAAATATGTAGTGAGACGTGGCGATACATTGTGGGACATTGCAAAAAGATTCGGTACCTCTGTAAATAGAATTATGAGGGTGAACGGGCTTGAGAATGCAAAATTAATGCCGGGAAATGTTCTTGTTGTTCCCAATTGACAGTTTTTTATTTAATGAGAGTGTGATAGGTTGCTTCGTGGAATTTTGGAAAAAAATGTATAAAAAACTTGACAAAAAAATTTAATTTGGATACTATCCACATCCGCTACTTGTTGCTGGCGTAGCTCAATTGGTAGAGCAACTGACTTGTAATCAGTAGGTTGGGGGTTCAAGTCCCTTCGCCAGCTTTTATAGGGGAGATACCCGAGTGGCCAAAGGGGGCAGACTGTAAATCTGCTGGCGTTTGCCTTCGGAGGTTCGAATCCTCCTCTCCCCATTGATGCGGGTGTAGCTCAGTTGGCTAGAGCATCAGCCTTCCAAGCTGAGGGTCGCGGGTTCGAATCCCGTCGCCCGCTTAAATTTGAGAAGAATAAGACGGAGGTAGTAAAAGTGTGCCTTCGTCTATTTTTGTTTGTATAAAAGAAATATGCCCACGTGGCTCAGTCGGTTAGAGCGCGTCCTTGGTAAGGACGAGGTCACCGGTTCAATTCCGGTCGTGGGCTTTAAAACAATGGAGGGAGTACTATGTCCAAGCAAAAGTACGAAAGGAAGAAACCTCACGTAAACGTAGGCACGATAGGCCACGTTGACCATGGTAAGACGACATTGACAGCAGCGATGACACATGTACTGTCATTAAAGGGGTACGCAGATTATATTGAGTTTGGTAATATAGACAAGGCCCCTGAGGAGAAGGAGCGTGGTATAACGATAGCCACCGCTCATGTTGAGTACGAGAGCGACAAGCGCCACTATGCGCACGTAGACTGTCCCGGTCACGCTGACTATGTAAAGAACATGATTACAGGTGCAGCGCAGATGGACGGAGCGATATTGGTGGTAAGTGCAGCAGACGGTCCTATGCCTCAGACAAGGGAGCACATTCTTTTGGCGAGACAGGTAGGAGTTCCCAGTATAGTAGTTTTCATGAACAAGTGCGATATGGTGGATGATGAGGAGCTGCTTGAGCTTGTAGAGCTTGAGATAAGAGACCTTCTGAACACCTATGAATTTCCCGGAGATGATATTCCGATAATCAAGGGTAGCGCATTGCAGGCGTTGGAGAATGCTGAAGACGAAGAGAAGACGAAGTGTATATGGGAATTGCTTCAGGCGATGGATGATTATATACCAGCTCCTGAGCGAGATATAGACAAGCCGTTTTTGATGCCGATCGAGGATGTATTCAGCATATCCGGCCGTGGGACAGTAGTTACGGGCAGAGTTGAGCGAGGTAAGGTAAGGGTTCAGGACGAGATAGAGATAGTAGGACTTACAGACACCCGTAAGACTGTGGTAACGGGAGTTGAGATGTTCCGTAAGATACTTGATGAAGGAGAAGCCGGAGATAATGTAGGTGTACTTCTTAGGGGTATCAAGAAGGATGATGTGGAGCGTGGCCAGGTACTTGCGAAGCCAGGCAGTATAACTCCTCACCGTAAGTTTAAGTGTGAGGCATATATATTGACAAAAGAAGAGGGTGGTCGTCATACGCCATTTTTCAGCGGTTATCGTCCACAGTTTTACTTCCGTACGACGGATGTGACAGGAGTGATAACATTGGCAGAGGGAGTAGAGATGGTAATGCCCGGAGATAATATCAGCTGTGACGTGGATTTAATCCAGCCGATAGCGATGGAGCAGGGATTAAGATTTGCTATACGTGAAGGCGGCAGGACAGTAGGTGCCGGTGTCGTTACAGAAATCGTGGAGTAATAGATAATGAGAGATATTGTGATATTGGCTTGCACTGAGTGCAAAAACAGAAACTATAATACGACGAAAAATAAAAAGACGACCACAGGTAAACTGGAATTCAGTAAATACTGCAAGCATTGTAGAAAACATACACTTCATAAAGAGACCAAATAAGATATAAGTAGGCCAGTGGCTCAATTGGCAGAGCACCGGTCTCCAAAACCGGGGGTTGGGGGTTCGAGTCCCTCCTGGCCTGCCATATCCTTTTGTATTGGGAGTTCATTGTGGGAAAAATTACAACGTTTTTAACCGAAGTAAAAGAAGAGTTGAAGAAGGTAACGTGGCCAAGCAAAGATGACACTGTCGGTACAACTGCAGTGGTAATTGTGCTTGTAATTGTCATTTCTGTGTTTTTGGGAGTGGTGGACGCCGGACTTTCAAGACTTTTCAATTTGTTGATAGGGTAGTTTGATGGCTAAAGAATGGTATGTTGTTCACACATATTCCGGTTTTGAAAAGCGGGTTAAACAACTGCTGGAAGAAAAAATTAAAAATGAAAATTTATATGATGATATTGATGATGTGCTTATACCCACAGAAGATGTAGTTGAACTCAAAAAAGGAAAAAAGAAAATAAGTAAGAAAAAAACTTTTCCGGGGTATATACTTGTTCATATGGAAATGAACACCACTAATTGGCATAAGGTTAAGTCAATACCTAAAGTAACCGGCTTTGTCGGAGGGATAAATCCTGTTCCGATTCCTGAGCAGGATGTAAAAGCCATGATTGATCTGGCAATATCCCAAGCTCCGCGTATGGCTGCTAAATATATGAAAGGCGATACTGTGGAGGTCGTCGACGGACCTTTTTTAGGCTTTAACGGTGTAGTGGACGAAGTGAACCCTGAGAAAGAAAAAGTAAAAGTAATAGTAAGTATTTTCGGAAGACAGACACCTATTGAGCTCGACTATTTACAAGTTAAACGTGTGGGCTAAATTTTTGGAGGAAATGCAATGGCTAAGAAAGAATTAGGTCAAATAAAATTACAAATACCTGCGGGGAAAGCTAATCCTTCGCCACCAGTTGGTCCTGCTCTGGGTCAGCGGGGTGTGAATATTATGGAATTTTGTAAGGCTTTCAATGCGGCGACACAAAATCAGGGTGACATGGTTATCCCTGTGATTATCACTGTGTATGAAGACAGGTCCTTTACCTTCATTACGAAGACACCGCCAACTTCCATACTTATTAAAAAGGAATTGAATAAAGAAAAGGGCTCCGGCAGTCCCAAGCTTGAGAAGATAGGCAAATTATCTGCAGATCAGGTCAAAAAGATTGCTGAGATCAAATTACCGGACTTAAACACCAATGATATAAATCAGGCTGTTAAAATTGTTGCCGGTTCTGCAAGAAGTATGGGAGTGGAAGTAGAACTTTAAATTTAAGGAGTAATCATGGCTAAACATGGGAAAAAATATAAAGAAGCTTTAAGTAAGATTGACAGGCTTAAAAGCTATGAATTGCAGGAAGCTTTGAGCCTGCTCAAGGAAGTAACTTTTGCCAACTTTGACGAGACAGTGGAAGCTGTTGTTAAATTGGGAGTTGACCCGAGGCATGCAGATCAAATGGTCAGGGGGTCAGTAAGTTTGCCCCATGGAACTGGCAAGACCGTGAGAGTTCTTGTTTTTGCAAAAGGGGATAAAGCCCAGGAGGCAAAAGATGCAGGTGCTGACTATGTAGGCGACGACGATTTGATGAGCAAAATTCAGGGAGGTTGGTTTGACTTTGACAAGGTAGTTGCAACGCCAGACATGATGGCAAGCGTAGGTAAGTTAGGTAGGTTGTTAGGGCCAAGAGGGTTAATGCCCAACCCCAAAGTGGGCACAGTAACAAACAATATTAAAGAAGTGGTAAGTGATCTGAAAGCCGGTATGATAGAATACCGGGTTGACAAGGCCGGGATAATACATGCCCCGGTTGGAAAGAAAAGTTTTGAAAGCACACAGTTGGCTGAAAATCTTAAGTCGTTGATCGATTCGCTGGTAAAAGCGAAACCCGAGTCTGCCAAGGGGCAGTATGTAAGGGGAGTTTATATCTCTACAACGATGGGACCAGGACTTAAAGTTGACCAACAACAACTGCTTGGAGAACTGAAACTGTAAAAATCGAAAGTAATTCTGGTTGAAGAAGCAGGTGTGCAAACGTAAATCCTGCGGAAACCGGTTGTTATAGATGCGGCCGGAAATAGGAGGACTAAATTGAAAAGAAGTGATAAAGAGCAGTTAGTAGAAGAACTTTCAACCGAAATATCCGAAGCTTCTGCAATTTTCCTTACAGATTTTAAAGGATTGAACTTTCCTCAGATGGAAAATGTCAGGAGTACAATAAAATCTTTAGACAGCAACTTTAAAGTTGTTAAAAATAGACTTTTGAAATTGGCCCTGGAAAAACAGGAAATTGAAGGACTTCATGAGCACCTTGTACAACCTACAGCTTGCGCCATTGTTAAAGGAGAACCAACAGCAGTTGCCAAAGAGTTCAAAAAGTTTGCCAAAGAATATGACGCTTTCGATATCAAAGGTGGGTATTTTGAAGGGGCAGTGTTAAGTGATCAGGACATTATCGCCCTTGCGGATATACCTTCCAGAGAGGAATTGTTGTCGAAAATGTTAGGAAGCATGACAGCGCCGGCAAGAAATTTTGTTTCCCTTCTTGCAAATGTTCCAAGGAACTTCTTGAATGTGCTTAATGCCATTAAGGATCAAAAAGAAAATAATTAACTTATGGAGGATAGGATATGTCTATCACAAAAGAACAAGTAGTTGAATTTATCGAAAATATGTCTGTTATCGAGCTGGCTGACTTTGTTAAAGAGCTCGAGGACAAATTTGGTGTTTCTGCTGCAGCACCTATGGCTATGGCTCCCGGTGCGGCTGCAGGCGGCGAAGCTGCTGAAGAAGCTGCTGAACAAACTGAATTTGATGTTGTGTTATCATCAGCTGGTGATAAGAAGGTTCAGGTTATTAAGGTTGTCAGAGAGATAACCGGACTCGGCCTTAAAGAAGCCAAAGCTCTTGTGGACGGTGCACCGAAACCTGTTAAGGAAGGTGTTACCAAAGAGGAAGCTGAAGAACTCAAAGGAAAGCTTGAGGAAGTCGGCGCAGGAATAGAAATAAAGTAACTATTTTTAAAAATTAACGCAATATATTCATTAAGGGCGCAGCTGCGCCCTTAATGTATCTTAGTAATCAAAATATAATTCCCGGCAGGTGGAAAACATGACAAAATCTTCAAATTCCATCGAAAGATTAAATTTTTCAAAAATCAGACAGGAGGTAGATTTACCGGACTTAATCGAAGTCCAGAAGGAATCGTATGCCCAGCTGCTCCAGGAGCATGTACCTTCGCACGAAAGATTGGAGAAAGGTCTGGAGCAGGTATTCAGAGAAGTCTTTCCCATTACCGATTTCAATGAGACATCTATTTTGGAATATGTGAGCTATGCTCTTGATAAAGCAAAATACACTGCATCTGAAGCAATACAGCGTAAAACAACATATGCTGCTCCGCTCAGAGTAAAAGTTCGTTTAGTGAACTATGATATAGATGAAGAAACTAATGAAAAATCCGTTTTATCGGCAAAAGAGGCTGAAGTTTATCTTTGTGATATTCCATTAATGACGGAAAGGGGTACATTTGTCATTAACGGTGTGGAAAGGGTAGTTGTTAATCAATTACACCGTTCCCCGGGGATATTTTTTGAAGATGCTACGGCTGGAAAAAGTGTTGTGGAAAAACACTTGTATAGTGCGCGAATAATCCCTTACAGAGGTTCCTGGATAGATTTTGAATTTGATGCAAAAAATGTGATGTACGTCAGAATTGATAAAAAACGGAAGATCCCCGTAACCGTCCTTCTAAAAGCTCTTGGTCTGGATGAACAGAAAATACTCGGTACTTATTACGGTACAGAAACAATACATTTCACTGATGACGGGATGGTTAAGGATTTTGATCCGGAAAAAATTATTGGCAGAAGAAACAGCTGTGAAATCAAAGATGAAACCGGTGAAATACTTGTAAAAGCTAACTACAAGATTACAAAAGCAGCAAGAAAGAGGCTTGTTAAAGCTGGAATCCAATATATTCCGATAAATATAGAGGATATTGAAGAAACATATATAGCTGAAGATATTGCTGATCAGGAAGGGGAAATTATTGCAGAGTCAAACACCTCTATCAGCGAAGAAATTCTTGAAAGGTTGAAAGATAACGATATAGAATCTTTTAAAGTTTTGAGTATTGATAGGCAGTCAAGCGACAGTGCTATAAGAGATATCTTAGCATCTGACAAGGTTAAAACCCAGGAAGAAGCACTTTTGGAAATATACAAAAAGCTGCGTCCAGGTGAGCCGGCCACTCTTGAAACTGCACAGAATCTGTTTGATAATCTATTCTTTAATGAAAAACGTTATGACCTATCCCGAGTGGGAAGATTGAAGATTAACAAAAGACTGAAATTAAATACACCCCTTGATACAACTACACTGACACCGGAAGATATAGTGGAAACAGTCAGGGTGCTTGACAATATAAGACAGGGGCTCGATAAAGTAGATGACATCGACCACCTCGGTCACAGACGGGTCAGGGCTGTGGGTGAACAGCTTCAGAATCATATAAGAATCGGCCTTACCAGGATGGAAAAAACTGTAAAAGAAAGGATGAGTATTCAGGATATAGAGGAGTTGTCTCCTCAGGATCTCCTTAATGCCAAGCCTCTTTCTGCTTCCATAAAAGAATTTTTCGGAAGTTACCAGCTTTCGCAATTTATGGATCAGACAAATCCTCTAAGTGAGGTTACGAATAAAAGGAGACTTTCGGCATTGGGGCCCGGAGGACTTAACAGAGAAAGAGCGGGTTTTGAAGTAAGGGATGTTCATACATCTCACTACGGCAGAATCTGCCCTATTGAAACACCTGAAGGTCCCAATATCGGTTTGATAACCTCTTTAACGACTTTCGCCCGGATAAATGAATTCGGTTTTATTGAAACACCTTACAGAAAAGTTGAAAACAACAGAGTAACGGATGACGTTGTCTACATGTCAGCCATTGAAGAAGAGGATTTTTGCATTGCGCAGGCTAATGCACCTTTGGATGAAAATGGATATTTTATCAGAGACGTTGTGGCCTCAAGGTACAAAGGAGAGTCGGTTACTTCGCCTAAGGAAGATATTCAATATATGGACGTTGCACCGATGCAGATAGTTTCGGTTTCCACTGCACTTGTTCCTTTTCTGGAACATGATGATGCTAACAGGGCACTTATGGGATCTAACATGCAGCGTCAGGCGGTACCGCTGGTCAAGACAGATGCACCGATAGTCGGCACCGGCATGGAGAGCAAAGTTGCCAAAGATTCAGGAGCCGTAATAACTGCGAAAAATGCAGGATATGTGGATTACGTAGATGCTGAGAAGGTTGTCATTCGCTATGAGAAAGAGGATGATTTCGGAATAGATGTTTACGAACTTGTAAAATACAGAAGAT is from Flexistipes sinusarabici DSM 4947 and encodes:
- a CDS encoding GGDEF domain-containing protein, translated to MSKVNNILKENGELKSELEGILGLVKENEAKYEGFKVVEYAFLMSENLEDYSKKPLKYLEEIFSIDKTLLFINNSEFDEEVFGEIDYLDNIIFTEDRTFRYFYLEKRPYCDSGKTNMINEFDLKGDEFGSYLFSPVIENNKIIGSLNLYSKDPSRFDGETSFDFIRDLSFKISVSLRKIYDSQKLYRQSRVDITSNTYYTLAMYEFLNQALHRYLRYGCPFDFYLFEIDDLKKIVDKYGHRAGDKFIRDLGGLMNENFRKSDIIGRFGRDVFYLIMPHSDGSVYDDIVYKFKQIIKSVCKENGFDTDLGMITGHADAPAISSFAEDEKLCSEGILNIVDELLSKNR
- the rplK gene encoding 50S ribosomal protein L11; protein product: MAKKELGQIKLQIPAGKANPSPPVGPALGQRGVNIMEFCKAFNAATQNQGDMVIPVIITVYEDRSFTFITKTPPTSILIKKELNKEKGSGSPKLEKIGKLSADQVKKIAEIKLPDLNTNDINQAVKIVAGSARSMGVEVEL
- the rplA gene encoding 50S ribosomal protein L1; the encoded protein is MAKHGKKYKEALSKIDRLKSYELQEALSLLKEVTFANFDETVEAVVKLGVDPRHADQMVRGSVSLPHGTGKTVRVLVFAKGDKAQEAKDAGADYVGDDDLMSKIQGGWFDFDKVVATPDMMASVGKLGRLLGPRGLMPNPKVGTVTNNIKEVVSDLKAGMIEYRVDKAGIIHAPVGKKSFESTQLAENLKSLIDSLVKAKPESAKGQYVRGVYISTTMGPGLKVDQQQLLGELKL
- the hisD gene encoding histidinol dehydrogenase, translated to MIIDKNSDKLNKILNRGELFDEKYLSVVMDILKDVRINGDKAVKSYTKKFDNHDLNESYVIGVDELKSSFDKLESGLKDSLIKAEKSIRFYHEKQMEKTWLINGNNGIVLGQKISPVENVGIYVPGGKAVYPSSVLMNSVPANVAGVENIVMSTPAAYGKVQESVLAAAYLGGVKKVYKIGGAQAVAAMAYGTETVEKVDKIVGPGNIFVALAKKLVFGFVDIDMIAGPSEITIIADESANPQFIAADMLSQAEHDEMASSVLITYSKKLAESVNAELKKQLEELPRKDIAEASLKDFGAIVLVENLEEAAEVSDRIAPEHLELCVANPYELMFKVRNAGAIFLGHYTPEAVGDYIAGPNHTLPTGGSARFFSPLGAYDFLKRSSIVNFTKDALRECAEDVMGIANSEELTAHAKSVKIRI
- the rplJ gene encoding 50S ribosomal protein L10, which produces MKRSDKEQLVEELSTEISEASAIFLTDFKGLNFPQMENVRSTIKSLDSNFKVVKNRLLKLALEKQEIEGLHEHLVQPTACAIVKGEPTAVAKEFKKFAKEYDAFDIKGGYFEGAVLSDQDIIALADIPSREELLSKMLGSMTAPARNFVSLLANVPRNFLNVLNAIKDQKENN
- the secE gene encoding preprotein translocase subunit SecE, translating into MGKITTFLTEVKEELKKVTWPSKDDTVGTTAVVIVLVIVISVFLGVVDAGLSRLFNLLIG
- a CDS encoding LysM peptidoglycan-binding domain-containing protein, with translation MIRIFYFVFLSVFLISCSAINSSQFFHNKKEGAGNIASENSYKTGSDNMSKMDNISGEPFLPDFTLKNLYKPELSLKHAGIFDKKLDIDPEVKEQSKYDIPIVVTERVKYYLELYARRYPHTFQKWLNRSYKYMYIVQDIFLKHGLPLDLACLAFAESGFNVSAYSHAGAGGMWQFIESTGEIYGLKNNFWVDERRDFEKSTEAAAEHLKYLYENLGDWFLAIAAYNGGYYKVVQGIKRYDTKNFFELKEHRFLYRETENYVPKFIALTILYNNYMKYGFKVPDTSPLVYDKVILNQPVNLYVIADRFNISVEKLKELNPSLKKPITPPTDGFALRVPFGKGGMVKTALAEGSPKDFLGLKIYRAERGESVWKIANKFNTSVYEFKRLNGINYNRIVYDRIVFVPNKKLYTAGYYDRFLREVRPYVPSVYIVKKGDNLYDIAHRFGLSLNDLLAMNKGINPRLIHPGDTVVVSKRTEFDYVRVAKNGSAKYVVRRGDTLWDIAKRFGTSVNRIMRVNGLENAKLMPGNVLVVPN
- the rpmG gene encoding 50S ribosomal protein L33; the encoded protein is MRDIVILACTECKNRNYNTTKNKKTTTGKLEFSKYCKHCRKHTLHKETK
- the tuf gene encoding elongation factor Tu; this translates as MSKQKYERKKPHVNVGTIGHVDHGKTTLTAAMTHVLSLKGYADYIEFGNIDKAPEEKERGITIATAHVEYESDKRHYAHVDCPGHADYVKNMITGAAQMDGAILVVSAADGPMPQTREHILLARQVGVPSIVVFMNKCDMVDDEELLELVELEIRDLLNTYEFPGDDIPIIKGSALQALENAEDEEKTKCIWELLQAMDDYIPAPERDIDKPFLMPIEDVFSISGRGTVVTGRVERGKVRVQDEIEIVGLTDTRKTVVTGVEMFRKILDEGEAGDNVGVLLRGIKKDDVERGQVLAKPGSITPHRKFKCEAYILTKEEGGRHTPFFSGYRPQFYFRTTDVTGVITLAEGVEMVMPGDNISCDVDLIQPIAMEQGLRFAIREGGRTVGAGVVTEIVE
- the rplL gene encoding 50S ribosomal protein L7/L12; translation: MSITKEQVVEFIENMSVIELADFVKELEDKFGVSAAAPMAMAPGAAAGGEAAEEAAEQTEFDVVLSSAGDKKVQVIKVVREITGLGLKEAKALVDGAPKPVKEGVTKEEAEELKGKLEEVGAGIEIK
- the nusG gene encoding transcription termination/antitermination protein NusG, which gives rise to MAKEWYVVHTYSGFEKRVKQLLEEKIKNENLYDDIDDVLIPTEDVVELKKGKKKISKKKTFPGYILVHMEMNTTNWHKVKSIPKVTGFVGGINPVPIPEQDVKAMIDLAISQAPRMAAKYMKGDTVEVVDGPFLGFNGVVDEVNPEKEKVKVIVSIFGRQTPIELDYLQVKRVG
- the rpoB gene encoding DNA-directed RNA polymerase subunit beta, which gives rise to MTKSSNSIERLNFSKIRQEVDLPDLIEVQKESYAQLLQEHVPSHERLEKGLEQVFREVFPITDFNETSILEYVSYALDKAKYTASEAIQRKTTYAAPLRVKVRLVNYDIDEETNEKSVLSAKEAEVYLCDIPLMTERGTFVINGVERVVVNQLHRSPGIFFEDATAGKSVVEKHLYSARIIPYRGSWIDFEFDAKNVMYVRIDKKRKIPVTVLLKALGLDEQKILGTYYGTETIHFTDDGMVKDFDPEKIIGRRNSCEIKDETGEILVKANYKITKAARKRLVKAGIQYIPINIEDIEETYIAEDIADQEGEIIAESNTSISEEILERLKDNDIESFKVLSIDRQSSDSAIRDILASDKVKTQEEALLEIYKKLRPGEPATLETAQNLFDNLFFNEKRYDLSRVGRLKINKRLKLNTPLDTTTLTPEDIVETVRVLDNIRQGLDKVDDIDHLGHRRVRAVGEQLQNHIRIGLTRMEKTVKERMSIQDIEELSPQDLLNAKPLSASIKEFFGSYQLSQFMDQTNPLSEVTNKRRLSALGPGGLNRERAGFEVRDVHTSHYGRICPIETPEGPNIGLITSLTTFARINEFGFIETPYRKVENNRVTDDVVYMSAIEEEDFCIAQANAPLDENGYFIRDVVASRYKGESVTSPKEDIQYMDVAPMQIVSVSTALVPFLEHDDANRALMGSNMQRQAVPLVKTDAPIVGTGMESKVAKDSGAVITAKNAGYVDYVDAEKVVIRYEKEDDFGIDVYELVKYRRSNQDTCINYKPIVNKNDYVAKGDPIADGPATDRGDLALGRNVIVAFMPWMGYNYEDSILVSEKLVKEDAFTSIHIEEYEVEARDTKLGPEEITRDIPNVSEEALANLDESGIIRTGAQVSEGEILVGKVTPKGESQSTPEEKLLRAIFGEKAGDVKDASLRVPPGITGTVVDVQCMTRRGVEKDERTEEIEHEEYEKIKYDYKKKLESLEVARKNKIVDLLSGKTLQDSFETESVKLDAGSKLTKKVLNKLDYSELVMLPVKKKNEFENKLSQINAIYFDRIKMVEEDFKDLKSKVEKGDELPAGVLKSVRVYIAVKRKLMVGDKMAGRHGNKGVISRILPEEDMPFLPDGTPAEIALNPLGVPSRMNVGQVLETHLGWAARALGLHIATPVFDSAQESDIKEMLKKSGFQADGQTVLFDGRTGERFDQEVTVGVMYILKLHHLVETKIHARSTGPYSLVTQQPLGGKAQFGGQRLGEMEVWALEAYGAAHVLQEMLTVKSDDVEGRTKVYEAIVNGNLDFEASMPESFNVLIKELQGLALDVELMTKEELDKEETTEKVDEIEN